In Terriglobia bacterium, the following proteins share a genomic window:
- a CDS encoding aminotransferase class I/II-fold pyridoxal phosphate-dependent enzyme encodes MNDALATVALSTATRRAILERTRTILRAQWPILEKWIAAHDPQFVAAPPQAGAIALLQYRMKINSTELANRLRKKKSVLIVPGDHFLLDHHVRIGFGGHPGHLKEGLKRLSEMVLGLN; translated from the coding sequence TTGAACGACGCGCTGGCCACCGTGGCCCTTTCCACCGCCACACGCCGGGCCATCCTCGAGCGCACGCGAACAATCCTTCGGGCGCAGTGGCCGATTCTGGAAAAATGGATCGCCGCGCACGACCCTCAATTTGTAGCTGCTCCCCCGCAGGCAGGGGCCATCGCATTGCTCCAATACAGAATGAAGATAAATTCCACCGAGCTTGCCAACCGGCTCCGAAAAAAGAAAAGCGTCCTGATTGTCCCGGGGGACCATTTCCTGTTGGACCACCATGTTCGAATCGGATTCGGTGGACATCCTGGACATCTGAAGGAAGGCTTGAAGCGGTTGTCGGAGATGGTCCTTGGGCTGAATTGA